The window CTCCGGGGGTACGCCGTCCGCCGCCCCGACCGGTGTCAGCACGGTGACCGGCTCGCCGTGCACGTCGACGACCACCGTCCATCGGCCGGGCGCCGGACCGGCCGGATCACGGGCGACGACGTACGGGCTGGTCGCCCGATCCCGGAGACGAAGGGTCACTGCGGGGGTCCTTCCTGGATGGGTACACCGATCAGTACGTGCGGCGACCAGACCTCCGGCCGCGCGTAGAACCGCCGCTGCGGGAACCGGGCGGCGAACCGGCGTTGCGTCTCGGCCACCGGCGCGAGTGCCGGACGGCCGTCGAGGTAGTCGAGCAGCTGCGCGCCGGTGAGGTCGCGAAGCCACCGCTGTGCCCCGCCCAACGCCTCGTCCGCGGGTTTGCCGTCGTCGAAGAGCAGCTCGTAGAACCGGGTGTTGAGCAGCGCGGACGGCAGATCCCCGGCCGGCCACAGGGTGCCGACGAAACAGGGGACGCCGGCGGTGAGGAACCCGGCGGGCAGCCCGACGAACTCGTCCGGGTTGCGGGCCGTCTCCACGGTGGCGGTCTGACAGGCCGACGCGACCACCAGCCGGAGCCGATGCGGACGGCGGGCCGGGTCGGCGGCGAGCAGGTCGACCAGCGCCAGTCGGGCGCCGCCGCCGAGGACCAGATGCGACTGGAGCGGCCGGTCGACGAGGGAGACACCGTGACAGGCGAAGTGGACGTGGGTGGCGTCGGTGAGCGCGTCGAGCACCTCGGCGGCGGAACCGGTGACCGGCGGGCCCACGCCGGTGTGTTCCAGCATCATCCGCGCCTCGTAGTCCGCCGCCGGCAGCCCGGAACCCGGATCGACCACCGCCACACCGTGCCGTGCGTGGCCGGTGCGCTGCTCGGCGATCCGGTGGACGGCGTCGCGCACGGTCCGCGACGGCGCGTAACCGACCGCGAAGTCGTCGATCAGGCAGCGGCCGTCTCGGTAGGGCGCCGCATGCAGCGGAAGGGCGCAGAACAACCCGACCGGGATGAGCGTGACCCGGGTGGCGCCGGCCGTCCGCAGTAGTTCGGCGAGCGGGCCGACGACGTGCCGCCCCAGTACGGCCAGGCACTCGTCGAGCGCGTCGAACCGGCCCGCCGTCAACCCCGACCCGTGGACGTACCGGCGCAGCATCGCCTCGTCGAAACCGGGACAGCGCACGCTTCGCACGCCGTCCGGGCCGGTCGACAGCAGCACCGATTCGTCCTCGGCGGCCATCACGTAGACGGTGGCGTGCCCGGGTCGCTCCGGCCGTACGCCGCCGGTCTGCGGCAACGCCGCCCGGGCGGTCCGGAAGGCGGTGGTGGTGCGGCGCAGCTCCACCCGGACCGCCTGCTCGGCATCGCGCAGGAACACGTCGTCGGAGCCGCCGGTGCCGGCCCGGTCGGCCAGACGCGCGGCCGCCGCCTCGGCCGCCGCCAGTTCCCGGGCCGCCTCCCGGTAGGCGGCATACGCCTCGGGCGCCCGCACACCGGCCGCGGCCGGCGCGGTCGGGTCCCGGTCCATCGCGTCACCGAGCAGGCGGACCCGGCCGGCTTCCAGGGCTTCCACGGCCGCCGCCGGATCGCCCGCGCGGACCAGCACGTAGGCGGTCCGGACCGGCAGCCCGGCAGCCCGGGCCAGCGCCTGCTCCCGGCTCTGGCGCAGCAGGCCGGAGTCGTACATCCGGTCGCGGACCTCCAGCGCCTCCCGCAACGGGGCCACCGCCTCCGCCCACCGGCCCCGGGTCACCAGGACCTCACCCAGTTCCTGTGCCGTCCAGAGCACGTCCTGCGCGCGGCCGCCGTCGCGCAGCAGCGGCAACGCCCGGGTCAGCAACTGCTCGGCCTCGGCGACGGCGACAGCGCCGCCGTCGTGGCGGTGCAGGGTCTCGGCCAGCAGCCTGGTCGTCTGAGCCCACTCGATCGGCGCCTGATCCGGTGGGCGGATCGCGAGCGCGTCGCGCATGCAGGCGATCGCCCGTACCAGATGGGTGGTGTCGCCGGTCTCGACGGCGAGTTCCCGGTGGGCCAGGCTCGCGTTGTGCTGGACGGCGGCCCATTCGTGCGGGTGGGTCTCGCGGGTGAGGACCTCGGTGGCCTCGGCGAACCGGACCAGGGCCTCGGCCGGTGGCAGCAGACCGGCCAGGGCGCGGACCCGCTGGGCCCACCGCATCGGGTGGACCTGTCGGGGCACCGCCGCGATGGCGGCCCGTAGGAGTTCGATCTCGGTGTCGCGGTGCCCGGCGATGTCCCGGTACGCCTGGGCCAGCATCCCGGCCAGCCACGCCCAGTTCTCCGGGTCGGCGGTGCGATCGACGTCGCGCCGAGCCCGGTTCAATAGATCCACCGCCTCAGCGACGTGTTCGTCATGGTCACCGTCGGTACGTTCGAGCAGCACCCGGGCCAGATGCCCGTGCAGGTTCGCCCATTCGCGGCCCATCCCGGTCCGCCCGGCCCGGTCGATCGCCTCGCGCAGCACCGCGTCCGCCTCGGCCCACTCCCGGCCGTGGGCGAGTTCCCGACCGAGGTTGCCGGACGTCTGCACCCACAGCCGATCGTCGCCGTGGGCCGCGGCGTGCCCGCGAGCGGAGCGGGCCAGATCGAGTAACCGCCGCCGGTCCTGCGGGCGGCCGGTCCGCTCGGCGACGTGGGTCAGCGCGTGCCCGAAGTTGGTTTCGACGACGGTCTGCAGCTCCGGATCGTCGAGGTCGGCCACCTCGGCCCGGAGCCGTTCCAACTCGGTGAACGCCGTCGTCAGCGCCGCGTCGTCGCCCCGATGGGAGCGCTGCAGCAGGGCCGTGGCGTGGCTGGTACGCAGGTTCAGCAGCGGGCGGGCGCCGATGCCGTCCGGCGGGTCGGCGACCGCCGCGGCCAGCATCGCCACCGCCTCGTCCACCGGCCGGGGATCGGTGCCGGGGTAGTCGCGGAACAACAGAGCGGCGAGCGCCGCGACGGTCGTCGCCCAGCCGTCCGGGTCGGCGGTACGGGTCCGGACGGTCAGCGCCCGCTCGAAGGCGGCCCGGGCCGCGTCCAGCTCGGCCAGGTCCCGGGAGTCGGCCAGCAGGGTGTGGCCCAGTGCCGTGTTGTGCTGGGCGTCGGCCCAGAGATCCGGCGCCGTCTGCCGGTGACGGTCCAGTTCGGCGTACCGACGGATCGCCTCGGCCACGTCGAGCCGGCTCGCCGGACGGGCGATCAACTCGTTGGCGAGCCCGAAGGTGAGCAGGTCACGAACCGGCACGAGGTTGCCGGCCCGCCACTCGACGGCCAGATCGTCGTCCTCGTCGCGGAAGGCGAGCAACGCCTCGATCAGCAGATCACGCCGGGCGTCCGGACTCACCGGCCGGCCCTCGTCCAGCGGATCCCGGCCGGCCATCATCAGCAGCGCCGTCCCGACGGCCGGCGGCAGGGCCCGACCGGTCGGCTGCTGCGCCGGTGCCGCCGCCGGCGGTTCGGGCGGCAGCACCCGATCGGTGCCGAACTCGCGGCATTTACGCAGCAGCACCAGACAGTGCCGGGCCTGCGCCGCCATCTCCGGCCCGGCGTCCTGCGCGGCCTGTTCGATGGTGTGCTGCAGCATCCGGTCGGCCTCGTCGGTGAGCAGCACCGGATGGGCCAGCACGACCTCCCGCCGGGTGGCGGTGTCGGACGCCTGCAGCAGGGCGGTGAGCGCGGCGATCAGCTGCCGGCCCCGGCGCTGATCGACCAGATCGGCCAGCCACGCCCGGTAGTGCTGCATGTCGGCGGTGAAGGCCTGGAAGGTGCCGGCGACCAGCGCGTCGGCGTCGGCCTCGAGGTCGCGATCGACCGCCGACGGCAGCAGACGGTACGGCAGGATCTGCACGTCCTGCTGGTGCTGGGACTCCGGTGGCTCGTTGCGGCGCAGCAGCATCAGCGCCATCTGGAACTGCTGGATCATCCGGTCCTGCGGCACGTCGACCGCGGTCGCGAAGATCAGCGGCGGCCGCAGCCCGGGCCGACGGATCAGCAGGCTCGGGTACCCGTCGACGACGACCCGGTTGCGGCATCCGGCGCACCGCGGTGTCGTGGCGGCGCCGGAGGCGATGAGGCGGGCCAGGTCGGGCCGCTCGCGGATGTCGACGGCCAGCCAGATCTCGTGCCGCCCACGATGTCCGCAGCCGGCACACCGGTAGTCGAACTCCTGTGCGTAACTGGGCATACGGCAGCCCGCCTCCGGCCTCGTGGCATCAGCAGGGGTCGATTCTTCCCTACCGCCGGGATCCGCGGGGGGCGGTCAACGGCCCATGCTCTCCAGCGAGGCGATCCGGCGTACCGGAGAGGCCAGCAGCCAGAAGGCGGCGCAGACGCCGGCAAGTCCGGCGACGGCGAGGGTGGGCCGCAGGCCGATGGCGGTGCCCAGCCAGCCGCCGATCAGCGCGCCGAGCGGCCGGATGCCGTAGTTGACCGTGCTGTACGCGCCCGCGATGCGACCGCGCGCGTGGTCCGGGGTGACCTTGGTGATCAGGGCGTTCAGGTTGATGTCCATCAGCATCACGCCGACGCTGGAGACGAACTCGGCCGCCGCCAGCAGCGCGATCTTCGCGGTGACCGGCCCGTCGGCCAGCGCCATCAGAACCAGCGGGGCCGGGAACAGGATCACCCCGACGATCGCGGTACGGCCCAGGCCGATCATCCGGGTCACCCGAGGGGCCAGGGCCGCACCGGCCAGCCCGCCGAACGCTCCGGCGCCGAACGCGATGCCGATGGCACCCGCGGACAGGCCGAGTTCCCGGCTGGCGAACAGGATGAGCAGCGTGTTCGCGATGAACGTGCAGAAGTTGACGGTGGTGGTGCAGCCCAGCGCGGCCCGCAGCACCCGGTCGCGCAGCAGCAGTGTCAGGCCCTCCCGGATGCGCCGCGCCGTGGATCCGGTCGCCGTCGGCGGCTCCGCGGGCGGGGCCGGCTCGGGGATACGCCGTAGCAGTACCGCCGAGGCGACGAACGAGAGCGCGTCGGCGACCAGCGCGATCGGGGCGGTCAGGACCTGGACGAGGGCGCCGCCGACGGCCGGACCGGCCACGAACGACGCGGCGCGGCTCAGACTCAGCTTGCTGTTGGCGTCCACGTAGGCCTCGCTCGGGACCAGCGAGACGAAGAACGAGGGGTACGCCATCCCGAACAGCACCGCCCCGACCCCGGTGAGCACCGCCACGGCGAACAGCTGCGGCAGGGTGACCAGGTCGAACAGGTAGGCGGCGGGCAGGCTGACCAGAACCGCCGCGCGCAGCAGGTCCGCGACGATCATCAGGCGCCGCTTGTCGGAGCGGCGGTCGACCCAAGCGCCGACGAAGACCCCGAACAGGTACGGCAGCCAGATCAGGGCGGTCAGCACGCCGACCTCGCCCGGTGTCGCGGCGAGCATGGTCACCGCCAGCAGCGGCAGGGCGATCTCAGTGATCCGGTCGCCGAACTGGGAGATCGTCTGCGCGTACCAGAATCCGCGGAAGCGACCGCTCGACCAGGCGGTGACGGTGGTGGCGGGGGCGGTCACGGCGAGTCCTCGTTCTCGGGCAGGGCGAATCGCAGGAGCCGTACGCCGCGGGCGTCGGCCGGGCGGTCGGCGGCGGCACGGCGCGCATACGGGGCGATCAGCCTTTCGATCGCGTCCTGCAGCTGCTCCAGCTCGTCGGCGGTGACGACGAACCGGGTGTCGGCGAGACCACCCAACCGCCGCCACGGCTCGTCCAGATGCGGCTCGACGTCCATCAGCCACTGCTGCGGGTACTCGGCGGCGCGGGCGAACATGACGCTCTGCAGCATGCGGGCCGCGTCCTGTCCCTCGGCGTCCTCGGGGACCGTGAAGCGGAAGCCCTTGGCGGCGGCCTGCCACCAGCGCTCGCGTTTGCCGGGGGCGCCGTCCCAGTCGACGAGCAGACCGAACGACGCGAGGTGCCGGGCGTGCCAGCTGACCACCGAAGGGGTGGCGCCGACGTGGGCGGACAGTTGGGTGGCGGTGGCCGGGCCGTGGCGTTGCAGCCGGTTCAGGATGGCGAGGCGCACGGGGTGGGCCAGCGCTCGCAGTGCCTGGGGGTCACTGATCTCCAGGTCCCCGAGCGGATTAGTGAGAGACATGTTTCGAGAGTATCCTTTCACATCGATTCGTCAAGCAGATCGATCGGGCGCCTCCGCGCTGGGCGGCCGGGGCTCGACGCCTCTCTCGTGGATCGGGCGCGCCACAGCCCGTACGGCATCCTAGGAACCTGGAATGCAACCTGCGGTAACGTCACCGGAATGCGGATCCGGCTGGGGCGTCCCGATCTCGGTGTCCATGCCGGGCGTTTCGACGTTCCGGCGGCGGCCGGGGCGTTCGGCGTGACGTTCTTCGGGGTGTCGGGGCTGCTGTTCGCCGACGGGACGGACGCGGTGATGACCGACGGATTCTTCTCCCGGCCGTCGCCGGCGCGGGTCGGTCTCGGCCGGATCGCCCCCGACGAACGCCGGATCGCGACCGGCCTGGAGCGGCTGGGACCGCACGCCGCGCCGCTGCGGGCGGTCATGGCGGTGCACACGCACTTCGATCACGTGCTGGACTCCCCCACGGTGGCCCGGCGAACCGGTGCGGCCCTGGTCGGCGGTGAGTCCGCGGCGAACGTCGGACGGGGCGCCGGGCTGCCCGAGGACCGCATCCACGTGGTGACCCCGGGCTCACCACGGCGGTACGGGACATTCGCGGTGACCTTCGTGGAGTCCGAACACTGTCCGCCGGACCGTTTTCCGGGCGTGATCGGCGCGCCGCTGCGGCCGCCGGTGCGAGCGGCGGCGTACCGGTGCGGTGAGGCCTGGTCGATCCTGGTCGGGCACGACAGCGGGCGGACGGCGCTGGTGCAGGGCAGCGCCGGGTTCGTGCCGGGAGCGCTCGACGGGCGCAGCGCGGAGGTCGTGTTCCTGGGCGTCGGCGGGCTGGGTGCCTCCGGCGAGGCCTACATTCGGGAGTATTGGCTGCACACGGTACGCGCGGTGGGCGCCCGCCGGGTGGTGCTGATCCACTGGGACGACTTCTTCCGTCCGTTGGACCGGCCGCTGCGGGCGCTGCCGTACGCCGCCGACGACCTCGACCTGAGCATCCGGGTGCTCGGTGACCTGGCCGGACGAGACCGGATCGGCCTGCATCTGCCCAGCCTGTGGCGGCGCGAGGACCCCTGGGAGGCGGCGTGCGGTTCGAACCGCCGGAGTACCTGACCGCGGGGTGATCCGACACGGTTCGACCGGGTCCCGGCGGCGATCGCGGAGTTCGAGGCGACGATCATGTGTTCGGCGTCTCCTGTCACCGGATCGCTTGCATAACCCCTAAATTCTAGCGAAACTATAGAGTATGGCTCTGAAGTTCCACTGGTTCCTGCCCACCAACGGCGGCGACGGACGGCATGTCGTCGGCGGCGGTCACGGCGTCTCGGCCGGCACCTCCGGCCGTCCCGCCGACGTCGCCTACCTGACCCAGGTCGCCCGTGCCGCCGAGGACAACGGTTTCGCCGCCGCGCTCACCCCCACCGGCGCCTGGTGCGAGGACGCGTGGCTGAGCACGGCGATGCTCAGCCAGACCACCCGGCGACTGAATTTCCTGGTCGCGTTCCGACCCGGCCTGATCTCACCGTTCCTGGCGGCGCAGATGGCCGGCACCTTCCAGAACCTGACCGAGGGCCGCCTGCTGCTCAACGTGGTCACCGGCGGTGAGAGCCACGAGCAGCGGATGTACGGCGACCACCTGGACAAGGACGCCCGCTACGCCAGGTGCGACGAGTTCCTGGAGATCGTGCGCCGGTTGTGGGCCGGTGAGACCGTCAACTTCCAGGGCGAGCATCTGCACGTCGAGGCGGCCACGCTCGGGCAGATCCCGGATCCGGTCCCGGAGATCTACTTCGGCGGCTCCTCCCCCGCCGCGGGCGTCGTCGCGGCCAAGCACGCCGACGTCTACCTGACCTGGGGCGAGCCGCCGGCCGCGGTGGCCGAGAAGATCGCGTGGATCCGCGGGCTCGCCGCCGAGCAGGGCCGGAGCATCCGGTTCGGCATCCGGATGCACACCATCACCCGCGACACCGCCGAGGAGGCCTGGGCCGAGGCGGACCGCCTGCTGGCCGGCATCGACCCGGCCACGATCGCCAAGGTGCAGCAGGGGCTGCGGCAGTCCGAGTCGGAGGGCCAGCGGCGGATGCTCGACCTGCACCACGGCCGCACCGACGAGTTGGAGATCTATCCCAACGTCTGGGCCGGGGTCGGCCTGGTCCGCGGCGGCGCCGGCACCGCGCTGGTCGGCAGCCACGAGCAGGTCGCCGACCGGATCGCCGAGTACGCGTCGCTGGGCATCGAGGAGTTCGTGCTCTCCGCCTACCCGCACCTGGAGGGCGCCTACTGGTTCGGCGAGGGCGTGCTGCCCCTCCTCGCCGAACGCGGCCTGTGGAAGGACGAGCGACCACGACGGCGTCAGAGCGCGACGTCGCCGTTCGTCACCGCCGGACTCGCGACTCGCCGATGAGCACTTTCACCACCAATCAAGACCTTGATCCGGTACGGCTACGTCAAGCGTTCGGAGTCTTCCCCAGTGGTGTGGTGGCCGTGGCGGCGTCGGTCGACGGGACCCTGGTCGGTCTGGCCGCGAGCTCGTTCACCTCGGTGAGCCTCGACCCGCCGCTGGTGTCGGTGTCGATCGCGAACACCTCGAAGACCTGGCCCGACCTGCGCCGCGCCGAGCACCTCGGAGTGACCGTCCTGGCCGCCCACCACGGCGAGCTGTGCCGGCGGCTGGCCGGTCCGGTCGAGCACCGGTTCGACGAGGCCGCGGTCTCGGTCACCGGCACCGGGGCGGTCACCGTCGATGACGGGCTGGCCCGGTTCGACTGCTCGATCTACCGCGAGGTGGAGGCCGGCGACCACACCGTCGTACTGCTGCGACTGCACGCCGTCGAGCACAGCACCGACCAGTCCGGTGGACCGCTGGTGTTCCACAGGTCCGGTTTCGGGAGGCTCACCCCGGGCTGAGGATTTGGCTTAGTGGTGGCCGTCACATGCCGAAGATCTCAGTGTGATGGGTTTGAACCGGCTGAGCATCAAACTGCGGCTGATCATCTGCGTACTGCTGATCACCGGGGTGTCGCTCGTGCTCGTCGCCACCGTCATCACCAGGCGCAACCTCTCCGAGGCGCGGGACACCGGTTTCGAGCTGGCCCAGGAGATCGGTGTCCGCAACGCGGCCGAACTGCAGGTACAGCTGATGACCGCGCTCGGCAGCGCCCGCGACCTGAGCGGGATGATGGCCACCGAGGCGGCCTCCGGTGGCAGCCGCGCCACGGCCAACGGCATGCTGCGGACGCTGCTCGACCGGCACCCCCGCTACTTCGGGACATGGGTGGCGTGGGAGCCGGACGCGTTCGACGGCCGGGACGCCCGGTTCCGGGGCAGCGACGCCCGGCACGACGCCACCGGCCGGTTCGTGCCGTACTGGTACCGCGACGGAGACGCGATCAAGTCGATGGCCCTGACCTCGTACACCGAGCCGGGCGACGGCGACTACTACCTGATCGCCCAGACATCCGGCAAGGAGAAGGTCCTCGAGCCGTACGCGTACGCGATCGGTGACAAGTCGGTGCTGATGACCTCGCTGGCCGTACCGATCCTCACCGGCCAGAAGTCCGTCGGGGTGGCGGGCATCGACATCACCCTGGACGCGGTCGCCGCCGCTCTCGCCAAGATCAAACCGTTCGGCACCGGCGACGCGATCCTGGTCAGCGCAGGTGGGCTGCTGGTCGGTGGCGGTGACCCGGCCCAGGCCGGACAGCCCACCGACCCGGCCGTGGCCGAACTGGCCGCGAACGCCGTCGAGCAGGGCACGCCCGTCCGGCGGCTGATCACCGGCGACGACGAGCGGGTGCAGATCGCCGCGCCGCTCACGCTCGGTGAGACCGACACGTGGTCGCTGATCGTCACCGTGCCGACCGCGACGATCCTGGAGGCCGCGAACAACTCGATGATGATCAGCCTGTGGATCACCGGAGCGGTGCTGCTCATCGCCGCGCTGATCGCCCTGGTGGTGGCTCGCGGTGTGGTCCGGCCGATCGAACGGCTCCGGGACCGGATGGCGGAGATCGCCGATGGTGACGGCGATCTGACCCAGCGGGCCACCGTGCGCGGTGACGACGAGGCCGGGCGGCTGGCGGCGGCGTTCAACAGATTCGTGGAGAAGGTGGCCGGCACGGTCCGCGGGATCGCCGGGTCCGCCGCCGAGGTGCAGGCCGCCGCCGACCGGCTCGCCGACGACACCCGGCAGCTCAGCTCGAACGTCGTGCACGTCTCCGACAACCTGGGCACCGCGGCCGAGGCCACCCAGACCGTCAACCAGAGCGTGCAGTCGGTCGCCGCCGGTGCCGAGGAGATGAACGCGGCCATCGCCGAGATCGCCGGCAGCGCCGCACAGGCCGCACAGGTCGCCAACGACGCCCGTACCGTCGCCGAGAGCACCAACAGCCAGGTCGCGCAGCTCGGCACGGCGACCGAGGAGATCGGCGACGTGGTCCGGCTGATCACCAGCATCGCCGAGCAGACCAACCTGCTCGCCCTCAACGCCACCATCGAAGCCGCCCGCGCCGGCGAGATGGGTAAGGGCTTCGCCGTCGTCGCCGGCGAGGTCAAGGAGCTGTCCCAGCAGACCGCGCAGGCCACCGAGCAGATCACCGCCCGGATCACCGCGATCCAGGCGATCAGCACCTCCGCGGCCACCGCGATCAACCAGATCGTGCAGGTCATCTCCACGATCGGCGACTACACGACATCGATCGCGTCGGCCGTCGAGGAACAGACCGCCACCACCCAGGAGATGAGCCGCAGCGTCTCCGAGGCGGCCGGCAACACCGGCCTGGTCACCGGCGCGATCTCGGACGTGGCCGACTCGGCCCGGGACGCCTCGGTCAACGCACGCAGCGGCCAGGAGGCGGTCGCCGACCTGAACCGGCTGGCCGGTGAGATGACGGCGATCGTCAACAACTTCCGGTACTGAGCCGGCGTCCCGCCTTCACCCGGTACGGGTGATCCGCGATCGGCCGTCCGGCTGCGACCGTGGCCGCCATGAACGGATGGCTGATGTGGGGACTGATCCTTCCGCTGCTGCTGGTGGTCGCGGGCATCGTCGTGCTGCTACGCAAGCGCAACGGCCGCTGACATGCGGGCCCGGGCGGGTGCCCTGGTGGTCGTCGTGCTGTTCGCGGCCACCGGGTGCGGCGACGCCGACGACGACCGGCGGCTGACGAACAAGCAGGAGGCGCTGGTCGAGGCACAGGCGGAACTCGCCGAGCAGGTCGCCGCGTTCTGCGGGGCCGGCAGCTCGTACGTGACGGCGCTGGACCGCTACGGCGATCTGATGAACGCGACCGCGACGACGGTCGGTGACGTGAAGGACGCGGGCGCCGACCTGGCCGAGCCACGCGGTGACGTGGCCGACGCCGCCGAGGGGGTGGCTCGCGCCCGGGACGCGGTGACGGTGGCCGAGAAGGAACTGGCCGAAGCCCGTGCCGGGGCGTCGCTGTCACCTGCCGCGTCGCCGTTGAACACCCCCTCGGTCCAGGCGTCGGTCTCCGGCACCGCGGTCAGCCGGGTGCGGCAGGCCGATACCGATTTCACCGCCGCCCAGCAGGGCATCACCGACAAGACCCCGCTCCGGCAGGCGTCCGAACAGTTCAACGCGGCCGCCGTCGCGCTGGAGATGTCGTGGCTGAGCCTGCTCACCGAGGGCGGCTGCCTCAGTGAGGACCAGCGCGGCCGGGCCCGCGACTACACCCTGGCCGTGCAGAAGTCGCTGGCCCAGGCCGGCTACTACCAGAAAGAGGTGGACGGGGTGTACGGGCCGACGACCGTCGCCGCCGTCCAGGAGCTCCAGAAGGCCCACGGTCTGCCGGTCACCGGAACCGTCGACAAGGCCACCGACGCCGCCCTGCAGGACGACCTGCGGGCCAAGGGCGGTGCCGCCGCCGACGAGGTGATCGCCTCCACCGCGGCCGTGCAGCAGACGCTCAAGCTGGCCGGATTCTGGGACGGCCCGGTCGACGGCAGGTGGACCGATGAGCTCACGTCGGCGGTGATGAGGTTCCAGGAGTCCCTGGGTGTCGAGCCGACCGGCGCGGTGGACGCGGCCACGGTCGCCGCCGTCGAGAAGGCTCTCGCTTCGCCGTCGCCGTCATCACCGGCTGTGTCACGGTCCTGACGGGACCGGGCGGCCCAGTTCTGTCAGCTCGCCGTCGAGGAGTTCGGCCAGCCGGGCATAGCGGTCCGGGTGCGCCTCGCGAGTGATCCGGCGGCTCGGCATCTCCACGGTCATCAGCAGGTACAGGTGCAGCCGGTACAGGCTGAACCGACGCAGCACCGAGGCGTCGAAGCGGACGCCGCCGTAACCGCGGACGAACGGGTGATCCGGTTCGTCCTCGATGCGCCGGAACAGGGCGGCCGAGGTGAAGTCGAGCAGCGGGTCGCCGTAGAGGAACCGTTCGCCGTCGACGAAACCACTGAGCCGGCCGTCGGCGACCAGCAGGTTGCCGTCCCATCCGTCGAAGTGCAGCAGCGCGGGCCGACGGACCGTGTCGAGCAGCCGGTCGTGCCTGGTCACCAACTCGCGGATGCGTTCCGCCGGGGCGGGCAGCGGCACGTCCCAGTCGACGGCGTCGTCGAGCAGCTCGTCGATCATCGCGGTGAACGCGGCCGACCACGTGTCGGCACCGGTCCGGCCGGCGTCGTAGCCGAACCGGTCGCCGGTCAGCCGATGCACCCGGGCCAGCGCGGCCCCGAAGTCGGCCCGCACCGGCGCGTCGTCGAAGTCGTCGGACGCGTAGGCGAGGTTGGTGCCGGGCAGGCGTCCGGTGACGAGCAGGTCCGGGCCGGTGTGGAGCACCCGCGGCACCGGCACCTCGGGAGCCTCGGCGGCCAGTCGCAGCAGGTAGCGACCCTCGGCGGCGATCAGGTCACGTTCGTAGCGCAGCAGTTTCGCCTCCGGCCGAGGCCCCACCTTGACCACCACGTCGGTGCCGTCGTCGAGGCGCGCTGCCCAGACCGTCGCGAAGCCACCCCCGAAGAGCGGTTCACAGTCGGCGACGGTACGGCCGGGAAGCGCG of the Actinoplanes sichuanensis genome contains:
- a CDS encoding flavin reductase family protein codes for the protein MSTFTTNQDLDPVRLRQAFGVFPSGVVAVAASVDGTLVGLAASSFTSVSLDPPLVSVSIANTSKTWPDLRRAEHLGVTVLAAHHGELCRRLAGPVEHRFDEAAVSVTGTGAVTVDDGLARFDCSIYREVEAGDHTVVLLRLHAVEHSTDQSGGPLVFHRSGFGRLTPG
- a CDS encoding methyl-accepting chemotaxis protein, which translates into the protein MGLNRLSIKLRLIICVLLITGVSLVLVATVITRRNLSEARDTGFELAQEIGVRNAAELQVQLMTALGSARDLSGMMATEAASGGSRATANGMLRTLLDRHPRYFGTWVAWEPDAFDGRDARFRGSDARHDATGRFVPYWYRDGDAIKSMALTSYTEPGDGDYYLIAQTSGKEKVLEPYAYAIGDKSVLMTSLAVPILTGQKSVGVAGIDITLDAVAAALAKIKPFGTGDAILVSAGGLLVGGGDPAQAGQPTDPAVAELAANAVEQGTPVRRLITGDDERVQIAAPLTLGETDTWSLIVTVPTATILEAANNSMMISLWITGAVLLIAALIALVVARGVVRPIERLRDRMAEIADGDGDLTQRATVRGDDEAGRLAAAFNRFVEKVAGTVRGIAGSAAEVQAAADRLADDTRQLSSNVVHVSDNLGTAAEATQTVNQSVQSVAAGAEEMNAAIAEIAGSAAQAAQVANDARTVAESTNSQVAQLGTATEEIGDVVRLITSIAEQTNLLALNATIEAARAGEMGKGFAVVAGEVKELSQQTAQATEQITARITAIQAISTSAATAINQIVQVISTIGDYTTSIASAVEEQTATTQEMSRSVSEAAGNTGLVTGAISDVADSARDASVNARSGQEAVADLNRLAGEMTAIVNNFRY
- a CDS encoding peptidoglycan-binding domain-containing protein, coding for MRARAGALVVVVLFAATGCGDADDDRRLTNKQEALVEAQAELAEQVAAFCGAGSSYVTALDRYGDLMNATATTVGDVKDAGADLAEPRGDVADAAEGVARARDAVTVAEKELAEARAGASLSPAASPLNTPSVQASVSGTAVSRVRQADTDFTAAQQGITDKTPLRQASEQFNAAAVALEMSWLSLLTEGGCLSEDQRGRARDYTLAVQKSLAQAGYYQKEVDGVYGPTTVAAVQELQKAHGLPVTGTVDKATDAALQDDLRAKGGAAADEVIASTAAVQQTLKLAGFWDGPVDGRWTDELTSAVMRFQESLGVEPTGAVDAATVAAVEKALASPSPSSPAVSRS
- a CDS encoding phosphotransferase family protein, with translation MTEPSPTQRVLDASDIDRSIATALPGRTVADCEPLFGGGFATVWAARLDDGTDVVVKVGPRPEAKLLRYERDLIAAEGRYLLRLAAEAPEVPVPRVLHTGPDLLVTGRLPGTNLAYASDDFDDAPVRADFGAALARVHRLTGDRFGYDAGRTGADTWSAAFTAMIDELLDDAVDWDVPLPAPAERIRELVTRHDRLLDTVRRPALLHFDGWDGNLLVADGRLSGFVDGERFLYGDPLLDFTSAALFRRIEDEPDHPFVRGYGGVRFDASVLRRFSLYRLHLYLLMTVEMPSRRITREAHPDRYARLAELLDGELTELGRPVPSGP